The following proteins come from a genomic window of Paenibacillus swuensis:
- a CDS encoding glycosyltransferase family 4 protein, with amino-acid sequence MNILQALFFPPEQPGGVSSMVPYIQERFLKMGWEMELFSLPRRIRNKGMEDVVFDTFDWEKYAGNPIVDKYIQTYRDYLWWTELRLKKPYDVIHAHHPIAALAMKKRFPGTPLVVTIHSSYERELLLNGKIQENGPEQAFLTSLYREIEYKADQIVTASESFKTYLSAYTQSPERMVVIPNGFDEKRFRPVPHENETAQLITVCRLVPAKGLDILLRACSVLKKRGHNYVLHMIGDGPIREELEALAVQLDVYEETIFYGYTLHPEEFMPFFDIFVLPSRAEAFGSVFAEAALCWLALVGTDVGGISEQIQDGQNGLLVPSEDPQALADALEKLIIDPSYRYELARAASDKAKRSYSLNRVILELKDIYRSYAATSVYVPDPESANSETAASVELTMELEPDE; translated from the coding sequence ATGAATATTTTACAAGCTTTATTTTTTCCGCCGGAACAACCGGGCGGCGTTTCCTCCATGGTGCCCTATATTCAAGAGAGATTTCTCAAGATGGGTTGGGAAATGGAGTTATTTTCTTTACCCAGACGCATACGCAACAAAGGTATGGAAGATGTGGTATTTGATACATTTGATTGGGAGAAATATGCAGGGAATCCGATTGTGGATAAATATATTCAAACTTACAGGGATTACTTATGGTGGACGGAGCTCAGACTGAAGAAGCCTTATGATGTCATCCATGCTCATCATCCGATCGCCGCGCTGGCCATGAAGAAACGGTTCCCCGGAACACCGTTGGTTGTAACCATTCATTCCAGCTATGAGAGGGAATTGCTGCTGAACGGTAAAATCCAAGAGAACGGGCCGGAACAAGCTTTCCTGACATCATTATACAGGGAAATTGAATATAAGGCTGATCAAATTGTAACGGCTTCGGAATCTTTCAAAACCTATTTGTCAGCATATACGCAGTCGCCCGAACGAATGGTTGTTATTCCCAACGGGTTCGACGAGAAGCGATTCCGTCCTGTTCCGCATGAGAATGAAACAGCTCAACTGATTACGGTATGCAGGCTTGTCCCGGCTAAGGGACTGGATATTCTCTTAAGAGCTTGTTCGGTCTTGAAGAAGAGAGGGCATAATTATGTTCTTCACATGATCGGAGACGGACCCATCCGGGAAGAGCTGGAAGCATTGGCTGTTCAGCTTGATGTTTATGAAGAAACCATATTTTACGGATATACGCTGCATCCCGAAGAATTTATGCCGTTCTTTGACATCTTTGTTTTGCCGTCGCGCGCCGAGGCCTTCGGTTCTGTATTTGCGGAAGCCGCCTTGTGCTGGCTTGCATTGGTAGGAACCGACGTAGGAGGAATATCCGAGCAGATCCAAGACGGACAGAACGGTTTGTTGGTTCCTTCTGAAGATCCCCAAGCTCTGGCAGACGCTTTAGAGAAGCTTATCATTGATCCAAGCTATCGATATGAATTGGCTCGCGCGGCCTCGGACAAAGCTAAACGATCCTACTCTTTAAACCGCGTAATCCTGGAGTTAAAGGATATTTATCGCAGCTATGCCGCAACTTCGGTCTACGTGCCCGATCCGGAGTCCGCCAACTCGGAAACAGCGGCTTCCGTTGAGTTGACAATGGAACTGGAACCTGATGAATAG
- a CDS encoding GGDEF domain-containing protein — protein MTPIDYITGPIGLMFSNSCILIIVLLIFIMSLRLFLDRRKKAYFTLTLSLLIVLIYHGLNLFTSLQSVPMIGTAYTGHLLQVIAFIVMNAAIFQLYNKTGNREFVLVMFFIGSAIALSFAHFHWNPSLFALNSPAYSPLYAIHNIWLELYLFMLIFVCFYLISPYIGQNGKYQFSLTVYFVLQTAHMSNVYLFDHHQLGLTVVENFMPILYYAIMFFMLFDRVVELLQAVYRSSITDGLTGLYNRKFFFGRVSQYVNGDYKVSVIFGDIDNFKKLNDTQGHHRADGVLKQVAEIMTEETQGIGLVGRYGGEELVALITQPGFKAEHIAEAIRSRVEAESIVTISMGCSKYKKGLTAEELVKQADQAMYISKTTGKNKVSVHNGR, from the coding sequence ATGACACCTATCGATTATATTACCGGGCCGATCGGCCTCATGTTTTCGAATTCCTGTATTTTAATTATTGTTCTATTAATTTTCATCATGTCTTTACGGTTGTTTCTTGACCGCCGGAAGAAAGCTTACTTCACTCTGACTCTTTCTTTATTAATTGTATTAATTTATCATGGTTTGAACCTCTTTACATCTCTGCAATCCGTACCTATGATTGGAACGGCGTATACGGGTCATTTGTTGCAAGTCATCGCCTTTATTGTCATGAATGCGGCTATCTTTCAATTATACAACAAAACCGGCAACAGAGAGTTTGTCCTCGTAATGTTTTTCATCGGGTCGGCCATTGCTCTTTCTTTTGCCCATTTCCACTGGAATCCTTCCTTATTCGCTTTGAACAGTCCCGCTTACTCCCCTTTGTACGCCATACATAATATTTGGTTGGAACTTTATTTGTTTATGTTGATTTTCGTATGCTTCTACCTTATTTCCCCTTATATCGGACAGAACGGAAAGTATCAATTCAGCCTTACCGTGTATTTTGTCCTGCAGACGGCTCATATGTCCAATGTCTATTTATTCGATCATCACCAGCTCGGTTTGACCGTTGTGGAGAATTTTATGCCTATTCTTTATTACGCTATAATGTTCTTTATGCTGTTTGACCGGGTCGTTGAGCTCCTTCAAGCCGTTTATCGGTCTTCCATTACCGACGGACTTACTGGGTTGTACAACCGTAAATTTTTCTTTGGCCGCGTCAGTCAATATGTGAACGGAGATTATAAGGTTTCCGTTATTTTCGGCGATATCGATAACTTCAAGAAGCTTAATGACACCCAAGGACATCATAGGGCTGACGGTGTGTTGAAGCAGGTGGCGGAGATTATGACGGAGGAAACCCAAGGCATCGGTTTGGTGGGACGATATGGCGGAGAAGAGCTTGTAGCCCTCATTACCCAACCGGGTTTCAAGGCGGAGCATATCGCGGAAGCCATACGCAGCCGGGTGGAAGCGGAATCGATCGTAACCATCAGTATGGGATGCAGCAAGTACAAGAAGGGGCTTACGGCCGAGGAACTGGTCAAGCAAGCAGATCAAGCGATGTATATATCCAAAACAACGGGGAAGAACAAAGTTTCCGTGCATAACGGGCGTTAA
- the queC gene encoding 7-cyano-7-deazaguanine synthase QueC, translating into MKKAVIILSGGLDSTTCMGYAKEQGYELYPITFDYGQRHRIELENARKVAAFYGAEGRHKVVQLGFLKEFGGSALTDESIAVPEGAEAEDEIPVTYVPARNLLFLSIAASYAEVNGAEALYIGVNAMDYSGYPDCRPEFISKVEEVIALGTKAGVEGKSMSIETPLLLLTKADIIREGTRMEVPYELTTSCYNGKAEACRTCDSCRLRLKGFAEAGLQDPIAYEE; encoded by the coding sequence ATGAAAAAAGCGGTTATTATTCTCAGTGGCGGACTGGACAGTACAACATGTATGGGCTATGCCAAAGAGCAAGGCTATGAATTGTACCCGATTACGTTCGATTACGGACAACGCCATCGTATTGAATTGGAGAATGCGCGAAAGGTGGCGGCATTCTATGGGGCGGAAGGACGGCACAAAGTCGTTCAGTTAGGATTCTTGAAAGAGTTCGGCGGAAGTGCTTTGACGGATGAAAGTATAGCGGTTCCTGAAGGAGCCGAGGCAGAGGATGAAATTCCCGTAACCTACGTGCCTGCCAGAAATTTGCTCTTCTTGTCGATTGCAGCCTCATATGCGGAAGTGAATGGTGCGGAAGCGCTGTACATTGGCGTAAACGCCATGGATTACAGCGGATATCCGGATTGTCGTCCAGAATTTATCTCCAAGGTTGAAGAAGTGATTGCGTTAGGCACGAAAGCGGGGGTTGAAGGCAAATCCATGTCGATTGAAACGCCGCTGCTGCTACTTACCAAAGCGGATATTATCCGCGAGGGAACGCGTATGGAAGTGCCTTATGAATTGACGACTTCTTGTTACAACGGTAAGGCAGAGGCTTGCCGGACTTGTGACAGTTGCAGATTAAGATTGAAAGGTTTCGCGGAAGCGGGACTTCAGGATCCGATTGCATACGAAGAGTAA
- a CDS encoding 7-carboxy-7-deazaguanine synthase QueE has protein sequence MDQEQEREMERELRAEVNPADAGELRLPMVEIFETVEGEGTRAGFPTVFVRLFGCNLRCTWCDTTYSYPPAEADNFMTIREITQQVMTYRSTHLCLTGGEPLLYGGRSMALIRNLAELPHLVDLHIETNGAIDLKPFMEGVQSSKVRYVMDYKLPDSGEGGKMNTGNLALLRKQDELKFVIGSERDFQAALRILKENPTEALPLFSPVWETMPPRRLVELMLEHGLSQVKLNMQMHKIIWDPAMRGV, from the coding sequence ATGGACCAAGAGCAAGAACGTGAAATGGAACGAGAACTGAGGGCAGAAGTAAATCCGGCTGATGCAGGAGAACTCAGGCTGCCTATGGTAGAAATATTCGAAACGGTAGAAGGCGAAGGCACAAGGGCCGGATTCCCTACCGTTTTTGTGCGTCTCTTCGGTTGTAATCTAAGGTGTACTTGGTGTGATACTACTTACAGTTATCCTCCTGCGGAAGCCGATAATTTTATGACGATTCGCGAAATTACCCAACAGGTTATGACTTACCGATCCACGCATCTATGCCTGACCGGGGGAGAGCCTCTTTTGTACGGAGGTCGTTCCATGGCCCTCATCAGAAACTTGGCGGAATTGCCGCATCTGGTTGATCTTCATATTGAAACGAACGGTGCCATTGATTTGAAGCCGTTCATGGAAGGTGTACAATCATCCAAAGTAAGATATGTGATGGACTACAAGCTCCCGGATTCAGGGGAAGGCGGTAAGATGAATACGGGGAATCTTGCTTTACTGCGCAAACAAGATGAATTGAAATTTGTGATTGGCAGCGAGCGAGACTTTCAGGCAGCTTTACGAATCCTGAAGGAGAATCCAACAGAAGCACTTCCGTTATTCTCGCCCGTATGGGAAACGATGCCTCCGCGAAGGCTGGTGGAATTGATGTTGGAGCATGGATTGTCCCAAGTAAAGCTGAATATGCAGATGCACAAAATTATATGGGATCCGGCCATGCGCGGAGTGTAA
- the pdxR gene encoding MocR-like pyridoxine biosynthesis transcription factor PdxR produces the protein MHIPIQRGSGTAVVEQIRHSIADRIRSGLLTHGAALPSVRALAKTSGVSVMTVVQAYNQLEENGYIRRVHGKGTYVSTEQYSQEVRATPSSKEDWQLVLQDYLPRAQIWRHSHNFDPKEGELKLSMASIDRELYPLEEVSEEIYRITKSDPALISDYGPIQGDKQLRGHMADYLKSRLVSVSKEQLLITNGCQQGIDLVARTFLGPGDVVMMESPTYMAAIDVFRARGALVVPVPVDGEGMRMDVLTRLCDSYTPKLIYVNPTYQNPTGSVMSAPRRAQLLQLAQSFNALIVEDEAWSGIQFGSPPPAPIKSMDTDGHVIYMTSFSKILSPGCRIAVLAAVGTVLSRLISSKAIADLGSPLLTQQVILPFFKGNRIYKHMEKLNRELLKRRDLAIRLLREHAPAGVTWTEPMGGLNLWLTLPPQTDTDRLLHEAQRERISFLPSSAFYPGEPEYHHLRLCYSYLPPAELQMGIIQLCKLMDRHLDRQVDQTYVPVI, from the coding sequence ATGCATATTCCTATACAGAGAGGGTCCGGTACTGCTGTAGTGGAGCAAATCAGGCACTCCATAGCGGATCGAATCCGATCCGGTTTGCTTACTCATGGCGCGGCGTTGCCTTCCGTAAGAGCTTTGGCCAAGACTTCGGGCGTTAGTGTAATGACTGTCGTTCAAGCCTATAATCAATTGGAAGAGAACGGATATATTCGACGTGTCCATGGAAAAGGTACTTATGTAAGTACGGAACAGTACAGCCAAGAGGTCCGAGCTACGCCCTCCTCGAAGGAAGATTGGCAACTGGTGCTTCAGGATTATTTGCCCAGAGCTCAGATTTGGAGACATTCTCACAATTTTGACCCCAAGGAGGGGGAGTTGAAATTGTCTATGGCCTCGATTGACCGGGAATTATACCCTCTTGAAGAAGTGTCGGAGGAAATTTACCGCATAACCAAATCTGACCCTGCCCTAATCTCTGACTACGGACCGATCCAAGGGGATAAGCAACTAAGGGGTCACATGGCTGATTACCTGAAATCACGCTTGGTGTCCGTTTCCAAGGAGCAGCTTCTGATTACGAACGGTTGTCAGCAAGGCATTGATCTGGTAGCGAGGACGTTTCTCGGACCCGGCGATGTTGTTATGATGGAGTCTCCAACGTATATGGCGGCCATTGACGTGTTCCGGGCGAGAGGCGCCCTAGTGGTACCTGTTCCGGTAGACGGCGAGGGCATGCGGATGGATGTGCTGACCCGGTTATGCGACTCTTATACGCCTAAGCTCATTTATGTTAATCCTACTTATCAAAATCCTACGGGGTCCGTTATGAGCGCACCGCGAAGAGCCCAGCTCCTTCAACTGGCACAAAGCTTTAATGCGCTGATTGTAGAGGATGAGGCCTGGAGCGGCATTCAATTCGGCAGTCCCCCGCCGGCGCCGATCAAGAGTATGGATACCGACGGACACGTCATTTATATGACGAGCTTTAGTAAAATATTGTCGCCGGGCTGCCGAATCGCGGTCTTGGCCGCTGTAGGCACCGTACTGAGTCGCTTAATTTCTTCCAAGGCGATAGCTGACCTTGGCAGTCCGCTGTTGACACAGCAGGTCATTCTTCCATTTTTTAAAGGGAACCGGATTTATAAACATATGGAAAAGTTAAACCGAGAGCTCCTGAAACGAAGGGATCTAGCCATTCGTCTCCTGCGCGAGCATGCGCCTGCCGGGGTGACATGGACCGAGCCGATGGGAGGACTGAATTTATGGCTCACATTGCCGCCGCAGACGGATACGGACCGTTTGCTTCATGAAGCGCAAAGAGAACGCATCAGCTTTCTGCCAAGCTCGGCTTTCTATCCGGGTGAACCCGAGTATCATCATCTGCGGTTATGTTATTCCTATTTACCTCCGGCAGAGCTGCAAATGGGAATTATTCAGTTATGCAAGCTGATGGATCGGCATCTGGATCGGCAAGTTGATCAAACGTATGTTCCGGTGATCTGA
- a CDS encoding DMT family transporter, whose amino-acid sequence MIWRYLLMCLIYGTTFLGIKTGLNGGFEPFFYAGLRFGTAGILVLAFLAVKNKSFPAERRDYVDMAMIGIGMTGIEFAGFYWAEQYVTSGYAALLAAATPLLVTLMNYWINGQSITQIQKAGLALGFLGVFLIIFPQILEGGLAESNWFISSAVILVAEVFYAFGAVHSRKVLARGNNPFVVNGFQMFFGSLFLFILAILFEPVTLNISNPMLGYSSLLYLIVFGSIIASGIFYWLVQRTNPLFPSTWTYVSPVIAIIVGYILLNETLHAVSVIGAIVVLLGVLLTNAPSFRAASGSVERDPAA is encoded by the coding sequence ATGATTTGGAGATATTTATTGATGTGTCTCATTTATGGAACAACTTTTCTTGGAATAAAGACGGGATTAAACGGAGGGTTCGAGCCGTTCTTCTATGCAGGATTGCGCTTCGGCACTGCGGGTATATTGGTTCTTGCCTTCTTGGCCGTCAAGAATAAATCCTTTCCCGCGGAACGACGCGACTACGTGGATATGGCGATGATCGGGATCGGAATGACCGGTATAGAATTTGCCGGCTTTTATTGGGCGGAACAGTATGTAACCTCCGGATACGCCGCACTGCTTGCTGCGGCTACCCCTTTACTCGTAACGCTGATGAATTACTGGATCAACGGGCAGAGCATTACACAGATTCAAAAGGCCGGGCTGGCTTTGGGATTTCTGGGTGTCTTCCTAATTATTTTCCCCCAAATTTTAGAAGGCGGGCTGGCAGAGTCGAATTGGTTCATCTCTTCAGCTGTTATATTGGTCGCTGAAGTGTTTTATGCTTTTGGTGCTGTACATTCGCGCAAAGTATTGGCCAGAGGAAATAACCCGTTTGTGGTAAACGGGTTTCAAATGTTCTTTGGCAGCCTGTTTCTGTTCATTCTAGCTATACTATTCGAGCCTGTAACCTTGAACATCTCAAATCCGATGCTCGGTTATTCATCCCTGCTTTATTTAATTGTGTTTGGCTCTATCATAGCTTCAGGTATATTCTATTGGCTGGTCCAACGGACCAATCCTTTGTTTCCGTCAACCTGGACATATGTTTCACCCGTAATTGCCATCATTGTAGGGTATATTTTGCTAAATGAAACTCTTCATGCCGTATCCGTTATTGGAGCGATTGTAGTACTGCTTGGCGTATTATTAACCAATGCGCCTTCCTTCCGCGCAGCTTCCGGAAGTGTTGAAAGAGACCCCGCTGCATGA
- a CDS encoding Cof-type HAD-IIB family hydrolase has protein sequence MTYRLIALDVDGTLLTDDHQLTELTKGTIRRVYEQGCGVVLCTGRSPVSTLPVMEKLGLSGTLICHNGAATIASADRSVLHEFAYDVKKIEPLISYCREHGIHFDVNTSFEMYVENLTPEANSMYEQFYIQPKVVDNVLDLDFPIVKFTCAAPKEEMDRIEKEWALLSTELRIIRSGDIFIDVMHAQAHKGSALKALTEVLGVRQEEVVAMGNYYNDIEMLTFAGLGIAMENSPEAVKLAADAVTASNNEDGVHQAIERYVSTDQKQNL, from the coding sequence ATGACCTACAGATTAATTGCATTGGATGTTGACGGAACATTATTAACGGATGATCACCAATTAACAGAGCTCACGAAGGGGACAATACGCCGTGTATATGAACAAGGATGCGGTGTTGTGCTTTGCACGGGGCGCAGCCCTGTCAGCACATTGCCTGTCATGGAGAAGCTGGGTCTCAGCGGCACCTTGATTTGTCATAACGGCGCGGCGACGATTGCTTCGGCAGATCGCAGTGTGTTGCATGAGTTTGCATATGATGTGAAAAAGATCGAGCCTCTTATTTCATATTGCCGTGAACACGGTATACACTTTGATGTAAATACCTCTTTTGAAATGTATGTGGAGAATTTAACGCCTGAAGCTAATAGCATGTACGAACAATTTTATATTCAACCCAAAGTCGTGGACAATGTTCTTGATTTGGATTTCCCTATTGTGAAATTCACTTGTGCCGCACCCAAAGAAGAAATGGATCGGATTGAAAAGGAATGGGCGTTGCTCTCAACGGAATTGCGCATTATTCGCAGCGGCGACATCTTTATTGATGTGATGCACGCTCAAGCCCATAAGGGAAGCGCGCTTAAAGCCCTGACCGAGGTTCTTGGCGTCAGGCAAGAAGAGGTTGTCGCAATGGGTAACTATTATAATGACATTGAGATGTTGACCTTCGCAGGTCTGGGCATAGCCATGGAAAATTCACCTGAAGCGGTAAAACTTGCAGCTGATGCGGTAACGGCATCCAACAACGAAGACGGGGTCCATCAGGCAATCGAACGTTATGTATCAACAGATCAGAAACAGAATTTATGA
- a CDS encoding pseudouridine synthase, which yields MAKPERLDKILAHMGVGSRSEIRRLAKQGALTVNGHAAKDPGMKINTDVDQLKVNEQDIIYKPFIYLMMNKPQGVISATEDKRDRTVIDLLSEGERHYEPFPVGRLDKDTEGLLLLTNDGKLSHNLLSPKKHVPKTYYAKVEGHVGGEDVHAFSRGVTLDDGYVTMGARLRVLSVDLERSSPCSEIELTIMEGKFHQVKRMFQAVGKEVVYLKRISMGSLKLDEHLTLGAYRELTAEELEALQGKLNGESEQD from the coding sequence ATGGCCAAACCGGAAAGATTAGATAAAATATTGGCTCATATGGGCGTTGGTTCCCGCAGTGAGATACGCAGACTGGCCAAACAAGGCGCGCTTACGGTCAACGGGCATGCCGCCAAAGATCCAGGCATGAAAATTAATACGGATGTAGATCAGCTTAAAGTCAATGAACAAGACATCATATATAAACCGTTCATCTACCTGATGATGAATAAGCCTCAGGGCGTTATTTCCGCGACCGAGGATAAACGGGACCGAACGGTCATTGATCTGCTATCGGAAGGTGAGCGACATTATGAGCCTTTTCCTGTGGGCAGATTGGATAAGGATACAGAGGGATTATTGTTGCTGACCAATGACGGGAAGCTATCACATAATCTGTTATCTCCCAAGAAGCATGTTCCCAAAACATACTATGCGAAAGTGGAGGGGCATGTAGGCGGAGAAGATGTTCACGCGTTCTCCCGCGGCGTGACCTTGGATGACGGGTACGTTACTATGGGTGCAAGGCTGCGTGTACTATCCGTTGATCTAGAAAGAAGCAGTCCATGCTCAGAAATTGAATTGACGATCATGGAAGGTAAATTTCATCAGGTTAAGCGAATGTTTCAGGCTGTGGGTAAAGAGGTTGTTTATCTGAAGAGGATTTCCATGGGCTCTCTGAAGCTCGACGAACATTTGACGCTCGGCGCATACAGAGAACTAACAGCCGAAGAGTTAGAGGCGTTACAAGGGAAATTAAACGGAGAATCGGAACAGGATTAA
- a CDS encoding RsmB/NOP family class I SAM-dependent RNA methyltransferase, translated as MTANLPQAFLDKMNKLLGPEFPAFLASYEDPRYYGLRVNSLKAEPEDFLNISPFVLRPIPWVKDGYYYSEGDRPGKHPYYHAGLYYIQEPSAMVPVELLEVKPGEKVLDLCAAPGGKSTQISAALKGEGLIVANDNAGERVKVLAKNLELFGVRNAVILNELPDRIVAAFPHYFDKILIDAPCSGEGMFRKDEEMAGQWAKHSVERCVLMQRDILSHAAALLAPGGRIVYSTCTFSPEENEEMIAEFLDNHMDFAIVPVPVSLGLAPGRPEWIPNPEGELTQKSMDTTRHTGRIWPHLFQGEGHFFAILEHNGNDNVGIDRVHTPMDADHVDEETVSHRMSKELKRNNHDRNSKQGARSKPNTGMETALSSSELETVTFMLNNLLTCSLNGKFMKYGHHIYLSPLGVPELNGLKVARPGWFIGTLKKERFEPSHPLALGLKVSDVSRNIYMTAEENNCIRYLKGETVSVPLEAVIVRENPREERPANNSSEAKGYTLVCVDGYPMGWGKWIDGHLKNEYPAGWRIT; from the coding sequence ATGACGGCCAATTTGCCGCAAGCTTTTTTGGACAAAATGAACAAGTTGCTCGGCCCTGAATTTCCTGCATTTCTCGCGTCTTATGAAGATCCCCGTTACTACGGACTCCGGGTGAATTCATTGAAAGCTGAGCCTGAAGATTTTCTAAATATCAGTCCGTTCGTATTGCGTCCGATCCCGTGGGTGAAGGATGGTTATTACTACAGCGAAGGAGATCGACCCGGAAAACATCCCTATTATCATGCGGGTCTTTATTATATTCAGGAGCCCAGCGCCATGGTGCCCGTGGAACTGCTTGAGGTGAAGCCGGGAGAGAAGGTGCTTGACCTTTGCGCGGCGCCCGGCGGGAAATCCACACAGATCTCGGCCGCATTGAAAGGGGAGGGGCTGATTGTCGCTAATGATAATGCGGGGGAACGTGTTAAAGTGCTCGCCAAGAACCTTGAATTGTTCGGTGTGCGGAACGCCGTTATTCTGAATGAGCTGCCGGATCGGATCGTGGCTGCATTCCCGCATTATTTTGACAAAATTCTGATTGATGCACCGTGTTCCGGAGAAGGTATGTTTCGCAAAGATGAAGAAATGGCGGGGCAATGGGCGAAGCATTCTGTGGAACGCTGTGTGTTGATGCAAAGAGATATTCTGTCACACGCGGCAGCGCTACTGGCTCCGGGAGGGCGCATTGTGTATTCCACCTGCACATTCTCCCCCGAAGAAAATGAAGAAATGATTGCGGAGTTTCTGGACAATCACATGGACTTCGCCATTGTGCCGGTCCCGGTGAGTCTCGGGCTTGCACCCGGACGTCCGGAATGGATTCCAAATCCAGAAGGGGAACTAACGCAGAAGAGTATGGATACCACCCGACACACGGGAAGAATATGGCCGCATTTATTTCAAGGAGAAGGACATTTCTTTGCGATCTTGGAGCATAACGGTAACGACAACGTTGGAATCGACAGGGTACATACGCCAATGGATGCAGATCATGTTGATGAGGAGACCGTCAGCCACAGAATGTCGAAAGAATTGAAGAGGAACAACCATGACCGCAATTCCAAACAGGGAGCCAGGTCTAAACCCAACACAGGGATGGAAACGGCACTTTCCTCTAGTGAGCTGGAAACGGTAACTTTTATGCTGAATAATCTTTTGACATGTTCCTTAAATGGCAAGTTTATGAAGTATGGTCATCACATCTACTTGAGTCCTCTTGGCGTTCCGGAGTTGAACGGTTTGAAAGTAGCCAGACCGGGATGGTTTATCGGCACACTTAAGAAAGAACGGTTTGAACCGTCCCACCCCCTTGCATTGGGCTTGAAAGTCTCGGATGTATCCCGTAACATCTATATGACCGCGGAAGAAAATAACTGTATTCGTTATTTAAAAGGCGAGACCGTTTCGGTGCCCTTGGAGGCTGTGATTGTGCGGGAGAACCCGCGGGAGGAACGGCCTGCGAACAACAGCTCTGAGGCCAAGGGATATACACTGGTGTGTGTAGACGGGTATCCTATGGGATGGGGCAAATGGATCGACGGACACTTAAAAAACGAATACCCTGCAGGATGGAGGATCACGTAA
- a CDS encoding thioredoxin family protein: MKKLGIFIGIIVALFVLLYFLNTSTNNNVYGKSESSLNPATRAQLKDPDYQNIIKPEDLDSKIKSGEGVYVYFFSSTCPHCKRTTPVLNPIIKEVGVDVEQFNLLEFEEGWLKYNIEGTPTLIYFKDGKEVDRLADGIREQGATTGNTVEDFRNFLTKHKGA, translated from the coding sequence ATGAAGAAACTTGGTATCTTTATTGGCATTATTGTTGCACTTTTTGTGTTACTTTATTTTCTAAACACATCTACGAACAATAATGTATACGGCAAATCCGAAAGTTCATTAAATCCGGCAACACGCGCGCAACTGAAAGATCCTGATTATCAGAACATTATTAAACCTGAAGATCTCGATTCCAAAATCAAAAGCGGCGAAGGCGTTTATGTATACTTCTTCTCCTCCACTTGCCCTCATTGCAAGCGTACAACACCGGTATTGAACCCGATTATTAAGGAAGTCGGTGTAGATGTAGAGCAGTTTAATCTGCTTGAGTTTGAAGAAGGTTGGCTGAAGTATAATATTGAAGGAACGCCGACACTTATTTACTTTAAGGACGGCAAAGAAGTGGACCGTCTCGCGGACGGAATCCGTGAACAAGGAGCCACGACGGGTAATACGGTTGAGGACTTCCGCAATTTCTTAACCAAACATAAAGGGGCGTAA
- a CDS encoding PCYCGC motif-containing (lipo)protein: protein MRVRNRNLFWFMLFLFIVFCGVVTACGSSDQAANSGGHSGHNENEGFEVTSSADVMPSFLKTYTPRTGQLYARVNEYEELLKTLNCYCGCMDYAENRHDSLYRCFIMGKENGRVTWTDHGTQCGVCLNELKDATDMASKGKSNEEIRKAIDAAYKGSI, encoded by the coding sequence ATGAGAGTTCGTAACCGCAACCTGTTCTGGTTCATGTTATTCCTGTTCATTGTATTCTGCGGTGTGGTTACTGCTTGCGGTTCCTCCGATCAAGCCGCGAATTCAGGCGGACATTCCGGCCACAATGAAAACGAGGGATTTGAAGTGACCTCTTCCGCAGATGTCATGCCGTCATTCCTCAAGACATACACACCGCGTACCGGGCAACTCTACGCGAGAGTGAATGAGTATGAGGAGCTGCTGAAAACTCTTAACTGTTATTGCGGTTGTATGGATTACGCCGAAAATCGTCACGACTCGTTATACCGCTGCTTTATTATGGGTAAGGAGAACGGACGAGTGACTTGGACGGACCACGGTACGCAATGCGGTGTATGTCTGAATGAATTGAAAGATGCTACGGACATGGCTTCCAAAGGCAAATCCAACGAAGAAATCCGCAAGGCGATTGACGCAGCATATAAAGGTTCGATCTAA